From a region of the Methanolobus tindarius DSM 2278 genome:
- a CDS encoding type II/IV secretion system ATPase subunit, whose protein sequence is MAKLQLRSRFTKKKSSEAVETADDRASVSDAGYVSDLPVETIESAEEDDFSGNGHISEEEIISVSDEPEIIDNQEISEDFSLNTEDDINDVSLKPEPDIIVEESEVSDPDEKTEKKKKFGFKIGKKEKKPKKSSKKSDSVASIEEPEVQSSKPVKKKSKFNLDLNLNFGKKKKNLPETENNDDVASGEIQGQELTEESAVSSLVKKIEQIISPKPEIIEEMEFIVGEITIPAPGVPQKEVNITYEVTSGFQYVHIEFTGESLQYQCLEPPLSESEKEAMFIVQNAFDKMAHSEILLVEEEDRVEALRDRFDLIVDIYRLKLTETQKDKFFYYLHKKYMGFDRMDLLMKDPYIEDITCNGPFTPLYVNHRVYGSVATDVIYEEIELNNFVMRMAQAAGRHISVLEPIRDATLVDGSRANLTLGKEVTKRGSTFTIRRFRSNPVSCIDLMNYKTYDSTVLAYFWLMVEYKRSVLAAGGTASGKTTTLNALGAFIPPEYKIVSIEDTAEMNLMHPNWTQSITRAGFGGSSEGGKSAGDIELFDLLKAALRQRPEYIVVGEVRGAEAGTLFQAISVGHPCMGTIHAGSIQELLSRVESEPMNVPRNLFASVDMVIFNSMIKVGEHFLRRALRIVEIVELDPERGDLITNPVFKWNPITDEYEYSGSSAMFDDINDEFGIDQYELVREMDLRARYLEGLARDGITDYEDVARAIRRYSREKDELLEMTH, encoded by the coding sequence TTGGCTAAACTTCAACTGCGCTCTAGATTCACCAAAAAAAAGTCATCTGAGGCAGTTGAAACAGCAGATGACAGGGCATCAGTCTCTGATGCTGGATACGTGTCAGACTTGCCAGTTGAAACAATTGAATCCGCAGAAGAGGATGATTTTTCCGGCAATGGTCACATAAGCGAAGAGGAAATAATTTCAGTCTCAGACGAACCTGAAATCATAGATAATCAGGAAATATCTGAGGATTTTTCCCTAAATACTGAAGACGATATTAATGATGTTTCTTTGAAACCAGAACCTGATATTATTGTTGAGGAATCAGAAGTCTCAGATCCGGATGAAAAAACAGAAAAAAAGAAAAAGTTTGGTTTTAAGATTGGTAAAAAGGAAAAGAAGCCAAAGAAATCTTCCAAAAAAAGTGATTCAGTAGCTTCAATAGAAGAGCCTGAAGTACAAAGCTCAAAACCTGTAAAAAAGAAATCAAAATTCAATCTAGATCTGAACCTGAATTTCGGTAAAAAAAAGAAAAACCTTCCAGAAACCGAAAATAACGATGATGTCGCATCTGGAGAAATACAGGGACAAGAGTTAACTGAAGAATCTGCTGTTTCATCACTTGTTAAAAAGATAGAGCAGATAATATCTCCAAAACCGGAAATTATCGAAGAGATGGAGTTCATCGTTGGTGAAATCACAATTCCTGCACCGGGAGTTCCACAAAAGGAAGTAAACATCACATATGAGGTTACTTCCGGGTTCCAGTATGTTCATATTGAATTTACCGGGGAGTCTCTTCAGTATCAGTGCCTTGAACCTCCGCTCAGTGAATCTGAAAAAGAGGCAATGTTCATTGTGCAGAATGCTTTTGATAAAATGGCACACTCTGAGATTCTTCTCGTTGAGGAAGAAGATCGTGTCGAGGCTCTCAGGGATAGGTTTGATCTTATAGTTGACATCTACCGTCTGAAACTTACCGAAACCCAGAAAGACAAATTCTTCTATTACCTTCACAAAAAATACATGGGCTTTGACAGGATGGACCTTTTGATGAAAGATCCATATATTGAAGATATTACCTGTAACGGTCCCTTTACTCCACTTTATGTCAACCACAGGGTTTACGGTTCTGTTGCAACGGATGTAATCTATGAAGAAATCGAACTCAACAATTTTGTCATGAGAATGGCACAGGCAGCAGGCAGGCATATTTCCGTGCTGGAGCCTATCAGGGATGCAACACTTGTGGATGGGAGTCGTGCAAATCTGACACTTGGAAAAGAGGTCACAAAAAGAGGTTCCACATTCACCATCAGGCGTTTCAGATCCAATCCGGTTTCATGCATTGATCTGATGAATTACAAGACCTATGATTCTACAGTTCTCGCTTATTTCTGGCTCATGGTGGAATACAAACGTTCCGTACTTGCAGCCGGAGGAACAGCTTCAGGAAAGACAACTACCCTGAACGCTCTTGGTGCTTTCATTCCACCGGAATATAAGATTGTATCCATTGAAGATACTGCGGAAATGAACCTCATGCATCCAAACTGGACTCAGTCTATCACAAGAGCAGGTTTTGGAGGCAGTAGTGAAGGTGGTAAATCCGCGGGAGATATCGAACTTTTCGACCTGCTTAAAGCTGCTTTGAGACAAAGACCAGAATACATAGTGGTTGGTGAGGTTCGTGGTGCTGAAGCCGGTACACTTTTCCAGGCAATTTCCGTTGGTCACCCATGTATGGGGACGATACACGCAGGTTCCATTCAGGAACTGCTATCAAGGGTTGAATCCGAACCAATGAACGTGCCAAGGAACCTTTTTGCCAGTGTTGATATGGTAATTTTCAACTCCATGATCAAAGTTGGTGAACATTTCCTCAGACGTGCTCTGAGAATTGTAGAAATAGTGGAACTTGATCCTGAACGTGGCGACCTCATCACAAATCCTGTATTTAAATGGAATCCCATCACGGATGAGTATGAGTACAGTGGCAGCAGTGCAATGTTTGATGACATCAATGATGAATTTGGTATCGATCAGTATGAACTGGTAAGGGAAATGGATCTCAGGGCAAGATATCTGGAAGGGCTTGCACGTGATGGAATTACTGATTATGAGGATGTGGCCAGAGCCATCAGAAGGTATTCACGAGAAAAAGATGAATTGCTGGAGATGACTCACTAA
- a CDS encoding type II secretion system F family protein encodes MVKTQDVDVHQAFNDGSTNKYIEKYKMFCYVFGKHIDKKPQDDIAKSLYQADMVLTPGMFMSLALVTAGLASGIVFLLSVLLFTKSSSPLVYISVLTFLTFGLTVSGFPFMLYNKVSNKNMNIEQELPFTLGYMTILASSGSSPMDVIRKVAIEDYGDVSVEFGKVMYRVDVLGEDGVSAMNHLIRNTSSESLRAICIDLANAMQSGGGLRTYLEMKSRELMDMRRKMQQEFVDSLGVYGEGYLSGVVMSVVLVVLMIVVTSALGIDLGPFTAKQMFQFFVYFMLPFINIVFLILLWMKYSRSTL; translated from the coding sequence ATGGTCAAGACCCAGGATGTCGATGTCCATCAGGCTTTCAATGATGGAAGTACTAACAAGTATATTGAAAAATATAAGATGTTCTGTTATGTCTTTGGTAAACACATAGACAAAAAACCACAGGATGACATCGCTAAGTCACTCTATCAGGCAGACATGGTGCTTACTCCGGGGATGTTCATGTCTCTGGCATTGGTTACCGCAGGTCTGGCTTCAGGAATAGTGTTTTTATTATCAGTTTTACTTTTTACAAAATCATCATCTCCACTTGTCTACATATCTGTACTTACCTTCCTGACATTCGGACTAACCGTAAGCGGTTTTCCGTTCATGTTATACAACAAAGTTTCCAACAAGAACATGAATATTGAGCAGGAACTGCCTTTCACTCTCGGGTACATGACCATTCTTGCAAGTTCGGGTTCTTCACCTATGGATGTTATCAGGAAAGTTGCAATCGAGGACTATGGTGACGTTTCAGTTGAATTTGGTAAAGTAATGTATCGTGTGGATGTTCTTGGTGAAGATGGTGTAAGTGCCATGAATCACCTCATACGCAACACATCATCTGAATCCCTAAGGGCAATATGCATTGATCTTGCCAATGCCATGCAGTCCGGTGGTGGCCTTCGAACTTATCTTGAAATGAAATCCAGGGAACTCATGGACATGAGGAGAAAAATGCAGCAGGAGTTCGTGGATTCTCTTGGAGTTTACGGTGAAGGTTATCTGAGTGGAGTAGTTATGAGTGTTGTACTTGTAGTCCTGATGATCGTGGTTACAAGTGCTCTTGGAATTGATCTTGGTCCATTTACGGCCAAACAGATGTTCCAGTTCTTCGTTTACTTCATGTTACCTTTCATAAACATCGTTTTCCTGATTTTATTATGGATGAAATATTCAAGGAGCACTCTATGA
- a CDS encoding ATPase domain-containing protein — MITFRVLMVLTSFGLKNVPSNVVLLVEEDIGDVKSVFFRKITSDALRSGKKVFYISTRNSENDLKEEMNKFDSITKPELLTAIGNFSDHIALLDMCYKRHRLYSRLHGENNGSLLHNISEADVCIIDMFAALFVHEDTEVISETIEALISISRKENITFLLSADMGILPERAEKIIRSMVDGVIQFRTEYIAGKINRYINIPKMKGSIPLNKMIAYNVTSQGITMDMRERVG; from the coding sequence ATGATTACTTTTAGGGTTTTGATGGTGCTGACTAGCTTTGGTTTAAAAAACGTACCTTCCAATGTGGTACTATTGGTAGAAGAAGACATAGGAGATGTAAAAAGTGTCTTTTTCCGAAAGATTACTTCTGATGCTCTAAGAAGCGGAAAAAAGGTATTCTATATATCTACCAGAAACTCAGAAAATGACCTGAAAGAAGAAATGAACAAGTTTGATTCTATTACAAAACCTGAGCTCCTAACAGCCATAGGCAACTTTTCAGACCATATTGCCCTTCTGGATATGTGTTATAAGCGTCACAGGCTTTACAGCAGGCTCCACGGGGAGAATAACGGGTCACTGTTGCATAACATAAGTGAAGCCGACGTGTGCATCATTGATATGTTCGCCGCACTGTTTGTTCATGAAGATACAGAAGTCATATCCGAAACCATTGAAGCATTAATCAGCATCAGCCGAAAAGAAAACATCACATTCCTGCTTTCAGCCGACATGGGCATACTTCCGGAAAGAGCCGAGAAGATAATCCGCTCCATGGTCGACGGTGTCATCCAGTTCAGAACCGAATATATAGCTGGCAAAATCAACAGATACATCAACATTCCAAAAATGAAAGGCAGCATTCCCCTGAATAAAATGATTGCATATAATGTAACCAGCCAGGGAATCACCATGGATATGAGAGAAAGAGTTGGTTAA
- a CDS encoding phosphate signaling complex PhoU family protein — protein sequence MQLTGGSTYIVSLPIEWVREGGLTAGDTVLLTVRPDRSLLINSDQSKMKKNVRSKVDMTASEDQEENFRLLVANYLVGYDIIRILSPGGFSAAERKYLKESARRRLIGIEIVEETRTEIILQNLLNFQDISLEKSLQSMFRIIYSMMEDSVVALKEADMELAKDIIQRDNDVDKFYLLSVRQIKAALDDSTLAGKIGIKDSKDCLGYRLIIKLMERIGDHVQGISHSVIQMDGEKGIHDEIIEMGLLSQKLFQDSFNAVMSIDTDLANHVMRTSKMSIALGNKIIQKSEHSEKAYCLSGERQRKIIESFQRISEYSADIAEMVINMKATHIKQAVSEKAQALEQA from the coding sequence ATCCAGTTAACAGGTGGCTCTACTTATATTGTTTCTCTTCCCATTGAGTGGGTAAGGGAAGGTGGGCTTACTGCAGGCGATACAGTGCTTCTCACCGTAAGACCTGACAGGTCACTGCTTATAAACTCTGATCAGAGTAAAATGAAAAAGAATGTCCGCTCAAAGGTGGATATGACTGCATCTGAGGATCAGGAAGAGAATTTCAGGTTACTAGTTGCTAACTATCTTGTAGGTTATGACATTATCAGGATACTTTCTCCAGGTGGATTTTCTGCTGCTGAACGCAAGTATCTGAAAGAATCTGCACGCAGACGTCTTATTGGTATTGAAATTGTAGAGGAAACCAGAACAGAGATAATACTCCAGAACCTGCTGAATTTCCAGGATATTTCCCTTGAAAAGTCTCTTCAGAGCATGTTCCGCATTATTTATTCCATGATGGAGGACTCCGTTGTGGCATTAAAGGAAGCGGATATGGAACTTGCAAAAGACATTATTCAGAGGGATAATGATGTTGATAAGTTCTATCTTTTAAGTGTCAGGCAGATAAAAGCGGCACTTGATGATTCAACACTTGCAGGTAAGATTGGTATTAAGGATTCCAAGGACTGTCTGGGTTACCGTCTTATCATTAAACTCATGGAACGCATCGGTGATCATGTGCAGGGAATTTCCCATAGTGTTATCCAGATGGACGGTGAAAAAGGGATTCATGATGAGATTATAGAAATGGGTCTGCTTTCCCAGAAATTGTTCCAGGACTCTTTTAATGCGGTAATGAGCATTGACACTGACCTTGCAAATCATGTTATGAGAACTTCCAAGATGTCAATTGCTCTTGGAAACAAGATTATACAAAAGTCTGAGCACAGTGAAAAAGCATATTGTCTTTCAGGTGAGCGCCAGAGAAAAATAATAGAGAGTTTCCAGCGTATATCAGAATATAGTGCTGATATAGCTGAAATGGTTATCAATATGAAAGCTACCCATATTAAGCAGGCCGTATCAGAAAAGGCCCAGGCACTCGAACAGGCTTGA
- a CDS encoding sensor histidine kinase: protein MVRTISDDEKLCTLEKRERELECIYSISDLFDLHVPIESLLKGILQRLPSAFLYPEFAEACAILDGNEYHTEGYEKHRDSLSSEILVHGAKAGTIRVSYKRDLPFQDIGPFLHSEQRLLNTVTSRLCKVIERKKVEAALLDSEKRYRLIFDASPLGIFVDRRGTITHCNRSFMNIFQLQKTDVLGSEIFDFVNDDSLNRLLAGNSPDLRPFYENEYSATISGKEKYLRSYYVPLRGKENNIDGGICLIADITANKNFEEELENQKELLTSTFNALQDLIIVIDRDMNIVTSNWKGDIIEPQNPENLHPPVCESLGPTLMPCEPCPIKEVFSTGSMNEFEHTDPSDHRVRDFRIFPVYDTKGDVMMAVSHIRDITERKETEDALKRSTTELEHAYEELKSLDNLKDEFLSNLRHELNTPLTSIKGFSELLYDGTLGELNEDQMKAIERVVVKTRKLQNLINSLLFVSTNQNGNVKYNFEQIDLVSVLNGVLNISTDSVNEKNLSIMTDLAFDSCLIDGDRTYLPQVFHNLIDNAIKFTPKGGDITIFASVEENQVHIVIGDTGIGISENDIPALFTKFYQIDSSSTRNYGGNGLGLYISKVIVESHNGKIWIESEDGTGTDVHISLPIKQENQFSASSRSASLSAERPVL from the coding sequence GTGGTGCGGACAATTAGCGATGATGAAAAACTGTGCACTCTGGAAAAAAGAGAACGAGAGCTGGAATGTATTTACAGTATCTCCGACCTCTTTGATCTTCATGTGCCTATTGAATCTCTGTTAAAAGGAATTCTCCAAAGATTACCGTCTGCTTTTTTGTATCCTGAATTTGCAGAAGCCTGTGCAATTCTGGACGGTAATGAATACCATACCGAAGGTTATGAAAAACATCGGGATTCATTGTCCAGTGAAATATTAGTCCATGGGGCTAAAGCCGGCACTATCCGCGTTTCCTACAAAAGAGATCTTCCTTTTCAGGACATAGGTCCTTTTCTTCACAGTGAACAAAGATTACTGAATACTGTAACCTCACGTCTTTGCAAGGTTATTGAAAGGAAAAAAGTTGAAGCCGCTTTACTTGATTCCGAGAAAAGATACAGACTAATATTTGATGCATCACCACTGGGTATTTTTGTAGACCGTAGAGGAACTATAACTCACTGTAACAGGAGTTTTATGAATATTTTCCAGCTTCAGAAAACAGATGTTCTGGGTTCGGAAATATTTGATTTTGTCAATGATGATTCACTTAATAGATTACTGGCAGGTAATTCGCCAGATCTGCGCCCTTTCTATGAGAACGAATATTCTGCCACTATCTCAGGCAAAGAGAAATACCTGAGATCTTATTATGTGCCACTCAGGGGAAAAGAAAACAATATTGATGGTGGCATCTGCCTAATAGCAGACATTACAGCCAACAAGAATTTTGAAGAAGAACTGGAAAACCAGAAAGAACTTCTTACAAGCACTTTCAATGCACTTCAGGATCTTATCATTGTGATAGATCGTGATATGAATATTGTCACAAGTAACTGGAAAGGCGATATAATTGAACCTCAAAATCCGGAAAATCTGCATCCACCGGTATGTGAATCATTAGGGCCTACTTTAATGCCATGCGAACCCTGTCCGATAAAGGAAGTGTTCTCAACAGGTTCAATGAATGAATTTGAACACACAGATCCCAGTGACCACAGGGTGCGGGATTTCAGGATATTTCCGGTCTATGATACTAAAGGTGACGTGATGATGGCTGTAAGCCATATTCGTGATATCACCGAGCGCAAGGAAACAGAGGATGCTCTTAAGAGATCAACAACTGAACTGGAACATGCTTATGAGGAATTGAAATCACTCGATAATCTTAAGGATGAGTTCCTTTCCAACCTGCGACATGAACTAAACACTCCACTTACATCCATTAAAGGGTTCAGCGAACTTCTTTATGATGGTACTCTCGGTGAATTGAATGAGGACCAGATGAAAGCCATTGAACGTGTGGTTGTAAAAACACGTAAATTGCAGAATCTCATTAATTCGCTACTGTTTGTGAGTACCAACCAGAATGGTAACGTTAAATACAACTTTGAGCAGATTGATCTCGTTTCAGTATTAAACGGAGTATTGAATATTTCCACTGACTCTGTAAATGAAAAGAATCTGTCAATTATGACAGATTTAGCTTTTGATTCCTGTTTAATCGATGGCGACAGGACTTACCTTCCACAGGTATTTCACAATTTGATTGACAATGCCATAAAATTCACTCCTAAGGGTGGTGACATTACTATTTTTGCATCAGTTGAAGAAAACCAGGTTCATATTGTTATAGGTGACACGGGAATTGGTATTTCTGAAAATGATATTCCTGCCCTTTTCACAAAGTTCTATCAGATAGATAGTTCTTCAACCCGCAATTATGGCGGAAATGGTCTTGGACTTTACATCAGTAAAGTAATAGTAGAAAGTCACAATGGAAAAATATGGATAGAAAGTGAGGACGGGACAGGAACCGATGTTCACATATCCCTTCCAATAAAACAGGAAAATCAGTTCTCTGCTTCTTCAAGGTC
- a CDS encoding type II secretion system F family protein, with protein MNIEKYRLTAERYHQMLTIRYDIKREYLTLGIPVFIALMIVVMALITGHSFVTDEAAAGGAAVSDEAAAKQAAYEQLVAEMEAAEAAERGEVVATEEEEVEPETEEDKPKDDLDHIMVFAILVAIIPYSIDSFIEKRNLQKREVAFSEFLYKLSELMRGGIDPVKGFINLSKTNLGAISTHAQDAASSMVLGKSFEESMHRMSDSMKSRLVSRYIDVVVQAAYTGGNVADLLFRTSEDMRSVIAIQREKEANLKQYIVIFYLAQGIIVMLTYILSTSLLPLIQGVGMEMLGGAGLSDIDFERGFFHMIILNALFGGLIVGQITEGEIKHGFKHSAILIALSYVACVTLLLPAGVGSTYMVTVVSGDAQEVMGGIPLQQPIIFNITDVDGNPAAGTFVKMTITPTGVITSSMTEDDGTVTVSPVPGSTAGTYVVTATAGESQGTATIIVNEGGGD; from the coding sequence ATGAATATTGAAAAATATCGTCTGACAGCAGAGCGTTATCATCAAATGCTGACTATACGTTATGATATCAAGCGTGAATATCTCACATTAGGTATCCCTGTCTTTATTGCATTAATGATCGTGGTCATGGCTTTAATTACCGGTCATTCCTTTGTAACTGATGAAGCTGCAGCTGGCGGTGCAGCAGTTAGTGACGAAGCTGCTGCTAAACAAGCTGCATATGAGCAACTTGTAGCTGAAATGGAGGCTGCAGAAGCTGCAGAAAGAGGTGAGGTTGTAGCCACCGAAGAGGAAGAGGTAGAACCAGAAACTGAAGAGGATAAACCAAAAGATGATTTGGATCATATTATGGTGTTTGCAATACTTGTGGCTATTATTCCATATTCTATAGATTCATTCATAGAAAAAAGAAATCTTCAAAAAAGAGAAGTCGCTTTCAGTGAGTTTCTGTATAAACTATCCGAACTGATGCGTGGCGGTATAGATCCTGTCAAGGGTTTTATCAATCTCTCCAAGACTAATCTTGGAGCAATCAGCACTCATGCACAGGATGCTGCATCTTCAATGGTGCTTGGAAAATCCTTTGAGGAATCTATGCACAGAATGTCAGATTCAATGAAAAGCCGTCTTGTTTCCAGATATATTGACGTCGTCGTTCAGGCTGCTTATACTGGTGGTAATGTGGCTGACCTGTTATTCCGGACCTCAGAGGACATGAGATCAGTGATTGCTATCCAGCGAGAAAAGGAAGCAAATTTGAAGCAGTATATTGTAATTTTCTACCTTGCTCAGGGTATTATCGTAATGTTGACATATATTCTCTCAACATCCCTGTTACCTCTTATTCAGGGTGTTGGAATGGAAATGCTTGGTGGTGCAGGTCTTTCGGATATTGACTTTGAGCGTGGTTTTTTCCATATGATTATACTTAATGCTCTCTTTGGTGGACTTATAGTCGGACAGATTACAGAAGGTGAGATCAAGCATGGATTCAAACATTCAGCTATATTGATAGCCTTGAGCTATGTTGCATGTGTTACATTGCTTCTTCCGGCAGGTGTGGGTAGCACATACATGGTTACTGTAGTTTCAGGCGATGCACAGGAAGTTATGGGTGGTATTCCCTTACAGCAGCCAATTATATTCAATATAACTGATGTAGATGGAAATCCTGCTGCAGGTACGTTTGTCAAAATGACAATAACACCCACTGGAGTGATCACAAGTTCTATGACTGAGGATGACGGAACAGTAACTGTGTCCCCGGTTCCGGGTTCAACTGCAGGTACGTATGTTGTAACTGCAACAGCTGGTGAATCTCAAGGTACAGCAACAATAATTGTGAATGAAGGAGGAGGGGATTAA
- a CDS encoding LL-diaminopimelate aminotransferase: protein MYSDRINSLPPYLFATIDEAKAAIKAKGVDVIDLGVGDPDQPTPDHIVDSMCEAVRMPETHTYPSYTGMMSFRKASADWCKEARGLELDPASEVLTMIGSKEGVAHIPLAFINPGDVALCPDPAYPVYKIGTQFAGGEPCIMPLLEENNFLPDFDAIPKDKLEKAKLMFLNYPNNPTSAIADKKFFEEVVQFAKDNDIVVIHDNAYSEMTYDGYQAPSFLSVDGAMDVGIELYSLSKTYNMTGWRLAFAVGNKDIIAGVGKVKSNVDSGAFDAIQMAGITALSSSQQCVADMNTIYEERRDALLKGLNEIGLDVKAPKATFYVWAPVPEGYDSMGFAKLLLEEAGIVATPGVGFGTYGEGYIRFALTRSVERINEAVERMSKLNL from the coding sequence ATGTATTCTGACAGGATTAACTCATTGCCCCCATACTTATTTGCCACAATAGACGAAGCTAAAGCAGCAATAAAAGCTAAGGGAGTAGACGTAATAGATCTTGGAGTTGGTGACCCTGACCAGCCGACACCTGATCATATCGTAGATTCCATGTGTGAAGCTGTGCGCATGCCGGAAACACACACATACCCATCATATACAGGTATGATGAGCTTCAGAAAAGCATCAGCAGACTGGTGTAAAGAAGCAAGAGGACTTGAACTTGACCCTGCTTCAGAAGTACTTACAATGATAGGCTCAAAAGAAGGAGTAGCACATATTCCTCTGGCATTCATTAATCCGGGAGATGTAGCACTTTGCCCGGATCCTGCATATCCTGTATATAAGATAGGAACACAGTTTGCAGGTGGAGAGCCTTGTATCATGCCTCTGCTGGAAGAGAATAATTTCCTTCCTGACTTTGATGCAATACCAAAGGACAAACTTGAAAAAGCAAAGTTAATGTTCCTGAATTATCCTAACAACCCAACATCAGCAATCGCTGACAAAAAGTTCTTTGAAGAGGTTGTTCAGTTTGCAAAGGACAACGACATTGTTGTAATCCACGACAACGCATACTCAGAAATGACCTACGACGGCTACCAGGCACCAAGCTTCCTGAGTGTTGACGGTGCAATGGATGTTGGAATCGAACTTTACTCACTATCAAAGACCTACAACATGACAGGATGGAGACTTGCATTTGCTGTGGGCAACAAAGACATAATTGCCGGTGTAGGTAAGGTAAAGTCAAACGTTGATTCCGGAGCTTTCGATGCTATCCAGATGGCAGGTATCACTGCACTTTCCAGTTCACAGCAGTGTGTTGCTGACATGAACACCATATATGAGGAAAGAAGAGATGCTCTGCTCAAGGGATTAAACGAAATTGGTCTTGATGTAAAAGCACCTAAAGCAACATTCTACGTATGGGCACCTGTTCCTGAAGGCTACGATTCAATGGGATTTGCAAAACTGCTTCTTGAGGAAGCGGGTATTGTAGCAACCCCGGGAGTTGGCTTTGGAACATATGGTGAAGGTTATATCAGGTTTGCACTTACACGCTCCGTTGAAAGAATCAATGAAGCAGTTGAAAGGATGAGCAAACTGAATCTCTGA
- a CDS encoding DUF5658 family protein: MLPNNINSHSKGLFNTEAIYEFLYEARYIILLYIIGDFLTTFHALSNGYGFEENGILSGIMASHGLWSLLVVKMLILAVVYWNYCSIKASVHSYARKLWNLSRTGVSIFGLVLVVNNLMVITVRSSLFECLGLF; this comes from the coding sequence ATGCTTCCTAATAATATCAACTCACACAGTAAAGGATTGTTCAACACAGAAGCGATATATGAATTCTTATACGAAGCCAGGTACATTATCCTGCTTTACATAATAGGGGATTTTCTGACAACATTCCATGCGCTTAGCAATGGATACGGATTTGAAGAAAACGGGATTCTTTCAGGAATTATGGCAAGCCACGGACTATGGTCTTTGCTGGTTGTAAAAATGCTGATACTGGCAGTAGTTTACTGGAACTATTGTTCTATAAAAGCATCAGTTCATTCTTATGCCAGAAAATTATGGAACCTGTCAAGAACAGGAGTAAGCATTTTCGGACTTGTACTCGTGGTCAATAACCTAATGGTAATTACAGTAAGATCAAGCCTGTTCGAGTGCCTGGGCCTTTTCTGA
- a CDS encoding archaellin/type IV pilin N-terminal domain-containing protein encodes MAGNDMKAFFNDNRGVTVVFGTLLLILITIIAASSVAYMISTTQKQAMDLESHQNSVENENLKIVSIDPQGNGSKWESIDLKILNLNIEDSYISAIRINDGYFLYFRAYDDYSSENFDTYNGYPAVYNANHRLKIPATKSKTVHLNFSDIDVQGIETIDTAAWTNNSIDFTYSLKKHPWDAFGEYPFTYNLTYENGTNCIENGNITLSNETRQITFLGNNSGGTLINTSNYNLEYSLNFISYPGSSPSKEDPVRVEIITSYINVFREVFSPPMPVAAVQFKVEYLQNGNGTQSPNSYLILDASDSTDIDGFITSYKWAIWKDSGNGTTTLYDYDLQGMVVRPTGIDPYNDHNVTIDLLITDDDGMTSRLSQVSGNLTIL; translated from the coding sequence ATGGCTGGCAACGATATGAAAGCGTTTTTTAACGACAACCGCGGTGTTACTGTTGTATTTGGCACTCTGTTATTGATATTGATCACTATTATCGCTGCTTCAAGTGTTGCCTACATGATATCCACTACCCAGAAGCAGGCTATGGATCTTGAAAGCCATCAGAATTCAGTTGAGAACGAAAACCTCAAAATAGTTTCCATTGATCCACAGGGTAACGGTTCTAAATGGGAATCGATTGATCTGAAAATACTCAATCTCAATATTGAGGATTCCTACATATCGGCAATCCGCATCAATGACGGATATTTCCTTTATTTCCGGGCTTATGATGATTATTCATCTGAAAATTTTGATACTTATAATGGATATCCGGCGGTTTACAATGCAAATCACAGATTGAAAATACCTGCAACTAAAAGTAAAACCGTTCATCTTAATTTTTCAGACATAGATGTTCAGGGAATTGAAACAATTGATACTGCAGCATGGACTAATAATAGCATAGATTTTACATATTCTCTTAAAAAACATCCATGGGATGCATTTGGAGAATATCCATTCACTTATAATCTGACCTATGAAAACGGAACAAATTGTATCGAAAATGGCAACATTACATTGAGCAATGAGACTCGTCAGATAACATTTCTGGGAAATAATTCAGGTGGAACTCTAATTAACACATCAAATTATAATCTCGAATATTCATTGAATTTCATATCGTATCCGGGCTCATCACCTTCTAAAGAGGATCCGGTTAGGGTCGAAATTATCACTTCATACATTAATGTTTTCAGGGAAGTTTTCTCTCCGCCAATGCCGGTGGCAGCAGTACAATTCAAAGTTGAGTATCTGCAAAATGGAAATGGAACCCAGAGTCCCAATAGCTACCTTATATTGGATGCTTCCGATTCCACAGATATTGACGGTTTCATCACCAGCTATAAATGGGCCATCTGGAAGGATTCAGGTAATGGGACAACAACTCTCTATGATTATGACCTTCAGGGAATGGTTGTAAGGCCTACTGGAATTGACCCATATAACGATCATAACGTAACCATCGATCTACTGATAACAGACGATGACGGCATGACCTCCAGACTAAGTCAGGTATCTGGTAACCTGACAATTCTTTAA